The Acetobacter oryzifermentans genomic interval GGTCTTACGGGTTGTGCCATCCTTGAACACCAGCGGCAGAACGCCCATGCCCACAAGGTTGGAACGGTGGATACGCTCAAAGCTTTCAGCAATAACGGCCTTTACGCCCAGCAGCAGGGTGCCTTTTGCGGCCCAGTCACGGGAAGAACCCATGCCGTATTCCTTGCCACCGATGACCACCAGCGGAGTGTGTTCCTTTTTATACTCCATGGCCACATCGTAAATGGCGCCTTCCTTCCCATCTGGGAAGTGCTTGGAATATCCACCTTCCGTACCCGGCAACATTTCGTTTTTGATACGGATGTTGGCAAAAGTACCACGCACCATCACGCGGTCATTCCCACGACGGGAGCCGTAAGAATTGAAGTCTTTCGGTTCAACCCCGTGTTCCATCAGGTAACGACCAGCCGGTGAATCCTTTTTAATGGAACCAGCCGGAGAGATATGGTCGGTCGTGATGTTATCACCCAGCAGGGCCAGAATACGCGCACCTTCGATATTGCCGGGAGCTTTAGGCTCAACGTCCATATGCTTGAAGTACGGCGGATCCTGCACGTAGGTAGATTTTGGATCCCACTTATAGGTTTCAGAACCCGTAGCAACCTTCAGGCCCTGCCATTCTTTTGTGCCCTTGGACACGTTCTTGTAACGGTTGATAAACTCGTCACGGCTGATGGCAGAAGCAATAAGGTCTGCAATTTCCTTATTGGTGGGCCAGATATCCTTCAGGTAAACTGGCTTGCCATCCTTGGATGTGCCCAGCTGTTCCGTTGTAATATCTTGCCGCATGGTACCCAGAAGGGAATATGCAACCACCAGCGGCGGGCTTGCCAGATAGTTGGCCCGAACGTTGGGGGAAATACGGCCTTCAAAGTTACGGTTGCCAGACAGGACAGAAACAGCAACCAGGTCGTTGTTTTCAATCGCATCCACAATATGGGAAGGCAGCGGGCCGGAGTTACCGATACAGGTGGTGCAACCATACCCAACGGTATTGAAGCCCATGGCATCCAAGTCTGTCGTGAGGCCAGAACGGTTCAGGTAATCTGTAACAACCTGAGACCCCGGAGCCAGAGAGGTTTTCACCCAAGGCTTAGGCTTCAGGCCCAGAGCGCGTGCTTTACGGGCAACCAGACCAGCCGCAATCAGCACAGCCGGATTGGATGTGTTGGTGCACGAGGTAATGGCGGCAATAACAATATCGCCCTGCCCCAGATCATAGTTTGTTCCGGCAACCGGCACCTTTTTATTGGCATCGTTGGCGGCCACGCCCAAAGAGCTGGTCAGTTCTTTTTCAAACGCAGTTTTGGCGCTTTTCAGCTCCACGCGGTCTTGCGGACGCTTGGGGCCTGCCAGAGACGGCACAACCGTGCTGAGATCCAGCTCCAGAACATCCGTAAAGACGGGTTCCGGTGTTTCGTGCGTGCGGAACATACCTTGTGCACGCAGGTATTCTTCAACCAGCTTAATGCGATGTTCATCGCGGCCAGTCTGACGCAGGAAGTCCAGCGTAAGCGCATCAACCGGGAAGAACCCGCAAGTTGCACCATATTCCGGAGCCATGTTGGCAATGGTTGAACGGTCAGCAACCGGCAGATGATCCAGTGCCGGGCCAAAGAATTCAACAAACTTACCAACCACGCCTTTTTTGCGCAGCATCTGGGTAACTGTCAGCACCAGATCGGTAGCTGTTGCGCCTTCTGGCAGCTTGCCTGTCAGTTTAAAGCCGATCACATCCGGGATCAGCATGGCAATGGGCTGGCCCAGCATTGCGGCTTCAGCCTCAATACCACCCACACCCCAGCCCAACACACCCAGACCGTTGATCATGGTGGTGTGGCTGTCTGTGCCGTAAAGGGAATCCGGGTAAACGTATTCCTTACCACCAACATTGGCAGTCCATGCCACCTGGGCAATGTATTCCAGGTTCACCTGATGGCAGATACCCGTATCTGGCGGCACAACAGAGAAGTTTTCGAAAGCTTCCTGGCCCCAGCGCAGAAAGGCATAACGTTCTGCGTTGCGTTCAAATTCCAGAGTGATGTTTTCCTGCAGCGCTTCTTTTGTGCCTGCATAGTCCACCATCACGGAATGATCGATCACAAGGTTGACCGGAACCATTGGGTTCACCTTCTGCGGGTCCCCCTTCAGGCTCACAATCCCATCGCGCATGGCTGCAAGATCCACCACACCCGGCACGCCGGTGAAGTCCTGCATCAGAATGCGTGAAGGCTTGAAAGGCACTTCCTTGCTGCTGCTGCCTTTTGGCAACCAACCTGCAATGGCCTTGGCGTCATCTACATTGTAGGAGCGCCCATCTTCAAACCGCAGAATATTTTCCAGAAGAACCTTCAGCGAAACCGGCAGGCGGCTTACGTCGCCAATGGTTTTTGCCGCTTCGGGAATGGAAAAATAATGGTAGGTCTTGCCGTCAACCTCAAGGGTGCGGCCTGTCTTTAGCTTATCGTGCCCAACCGTTTTCATAATCGCTCTCTCCCCGATCACAGCCGATGGCTGGTGATGCGTTCAGGACACCGTAAACATGCCATTCGGCGCCGAGTGCCTGCCTGATCTGCCGGGCAACCGGCTTGATATCCCGTTGGGCCTAGAACATACCGGCAGTTGGAAAAGGCACAAGGCGGGGAGCGACCACGAGAACGCGAGCACCCCGGCTTTTGCGGCCTTGCACGGTAACAATAAGGAGAAGTGTTATCGCCGACAGTCCTTTCCCTGCCGGGCACTCTGCCCCAACCAGGCCTGTAACTGGTGCATTTCCGGCACTTTATGCTGAGGATCTTTGTGTTTTCCGTGGGGAAAGACTGGTACTGGACGGTATCAGCTTTCAGATGGAAGCCGGAGCCGCCATGCTGCTAACCGGCCCTAATGGTGCAGGAAAATCCACTTTGCTGCGCGTTCTGGCGGGCCTACGCAAACCCGATTCCGGCCAATTGCTCTGGCATGGCGAATCGGTTTTTGCAGATCGCGCGGCCCATGCCAGCCAAGTGGCCTATCTGGGACATCAGGATGCGCTTAAGCCGGGGCTGACTGTAACCGAAAACCTCGCATTATTCGCACGTGCAGGCCAAGGTGACATGCAGGAGGCCCTTGAGGCCATGGATCTGCTGCCACTTGCCAATCTGCCAGCCCGCCTACTTTCTGCTGGACAGAAACGGCGCACGGCGCTTGCGCGTGTTTTGCTGGCCAATGCGCCTTTATGGTTGCTGGATGAACCTAGCCTTGGCTTGGATACCAATGCCATTACCCTGTTAGGACAAGCCCTTACAGCACATAGGCAACAAGGCGGGTTGGTGATTGCCACCACACATGTGCCCTTACCGCTAGAAAACGTGCAGCCCCTTACATTGCCGGGCGCGGGCGATTCGGCTGCTTCCACCTTTTGCCAGCAGGAGGATGACGCATGATCGGGCTGTTTTGGGCCATTGTTGGGCGTGACCTGCGCCTTGCCCTCCGGCATGGGGCAGACACAATGGGGGCCATTCTCTTCTTTATTGTTACGGCCACCCTGTTCCCGCTTGCTCTTGGCCCCTCCCCAGAATTGCTGCGCCATATGGCGCCCGGCATTATCTGGGTTTGCGCCCTGCTGGCTGCTCTTCTGCCACTAGATCGGCTATTTGGTGCGGAGCTTGAAGATGGATCACTGGATCAGCTCCTACTTCTGGGCGTTCCAGCCTCCCTTGTCGCCTTAGCCAAAATAACTGCACACTGGTTGACCACAGGCATTCCCCTGCTTTTGGCCGCCGTACCATTGGCCGCCATGCTGGGCTTGCCAGCTTCTGCCTTGCCTGTGCTTTTGGCCGGGCTTTTCCTTGGATCTGTCGTGCTATCTCTGATTGGGGGGATGGGCGCATCTATTGTGCTGGGCGCACGACGCGGTGGTGTGCTGCTACCACTGCTTACGTTGCCTTTGGCAACACCTGCGCTAATTTTTGGAGCTGCGGCTATTGATGCCGCATCAACCGGCCTACCTTGGCAACCAGATTTGGAACTTTTGGCAGCCTTTGTGGTGGGGGCTCTCCCACTCTGCCCGCTGGCAGCCGGTGCTGGGCTGAGAGCCGCCGCAGAATAATACGCATCTGCTGTTATGGCCCTTTGAATAGGCCATAACAGCAGCATATTTGGCAAAATTACTTAGATGTATTGCCAGATGTCGTCTGCTGATGGCTGACAGCCTGAATATCAACAGAGGCATAACGCACAGAATTTTCCGCATCACGCAGGGCTTCACTTGCCTTGTACGGATCGTTCTTGATGAACTGTGCAGCGTGGTTCACGTCCTGCCGTGTCTGTTCCAGCGGCACAGCAGCAATGACGTAATCTGCATCCACCCCAGAAACTTTTAGCACTTCAGAAGCGCGGTCCGGGTCACCTGCACGCAGATGACGGTTGGCCGCGGCAACAGCTGCACTTTTTTCTGTTGTGGGTTCAACTGTTTCATCCAGAACCAGTTCGCCATCAATCGGCAACCAAGCCACAGGCGTAGTGCTGCCCGTGCCTTTTTTAGCTGTCTGAGCCTGCTTGGTTTTCACCGGCATCAGTTCAGCTTCTGCTTTCTGGAAAGCAGTATTATCGGCCCGTGCCCGATCCAACGCCTGCTGTGCGCTTGTAATCAGGGTTTTAGCCCCTTTGAGATCACCATCAAAAATGGCGCGGCGTGCCAGCATCAGTTCTTCAAACGCTGTGTTCCCATCGTCTGAAAGGCGGCCGAAATCCTGCGTTGCCGCAGATGTTGCAGCATTTGTTGCAGGCACAGCGGCCGTAGATGCTGCCTGCTGCTGTGCCCATGCTGGCGCAACAGCCGTTGTTGCTGCCAGTAGAGCGCCCAACAGCATACCCGTTTTCTTCATGATTTCTCCCTTTCTGAACGCCATCCATAATGGCCTTGTTTGCGTTCTAATTGTTGAGCGAGAAAGCACGAAAGCAAAGGCAGGCAAACACAAGGCTGGCCTGCCCTCACATCGGATCAGATATAATGCTCGGTTAATGGCGCAAAACCATTAAACCCCGTCGCACAGTAAGTGGAGACATAAGCACCGGCCCCCAGCAGATCGACCTGTTCCCCCGCAGCTAAGTCCAGCGGCAGTTCGTAATGCGTTTTCTCGTACATGATATCCGCACCATCACAGGTTGGCCCGGCCAGCGCCACACGCCCTGTTGGAGAACCATCCCGACTGGTGCGAATCGCGTAACGAATGGATTCGTTTTCTGTTTCCGCCAAGCCGCCAAACCGCCCGATATCCAGATACACCCAGCGCAGCCCATCCTTACGCCCACGCGCACTGACAAGCACAACTTCCGAGCGCACCACACCGGCTTCACCCACAATAAAACGACCAGGTTCCACCAACATTTCTGGCAATGCATTGCCAAAGTGCTCTGTCATGGCGCGGAAGATGGCCGTAGTGAAGTGATCGATTTCGGGCACATCATCCCGGTAGCGGATGGGAAAACCGCCCCCCAGATTGACCATGCGCAAATCCAGCCCGGCAACACTTAAATCTGTAAACAGAGCCGCCGCACGGGCAATGGCAACCTCATAAGCTTCTGCAGAAAGCTGCTGGCTGCCCACATGGAAGGAAAGCCCATACGGATCCAGCCCCAGTTCTCTGGCTGCCAGCATCAGTTCCTTGGCGGATTCGACGGTAGTGCCAAACTTGCGGGAAAGTGGCCATTCTGCCCCGTAATTATCCACCAGAAGGCGGCAATAAACGCGGCTTCCCGGTGCGTGTGCAGCCAGTTTTTCCAGCTCTTCCCGGCAATCAAAAACAAACATCCGCACACCGGCTTCATAAGCAGCACGGATAGCAGAAACCTTTTTAACCGTATTCCCAAAGGAAATGGCATCCGGGCTGGCGCCTGCCTGCAGGCATAGGGAAACTTCTTCCCACGAAGCGGCATCAAAGCAGGAGCCAAGCTCAACCAACCGCCGCAGAATAGGCTGCGCTGGATTAGCTTTAACGGCATAGTAAATACGAGCCTGCGGCAAAGCTTTGCCCAATGCATGATAGCGGTCTGCTACGGCATCCACATCGAGAACAAGACAAGGCGTTGCCGGCTTTTGCTCGGCAAGAAAACGGGTGATTTTGGGATTCATATCCCCACTCCCCCAGATCAGGCTCCTCCGCCTGAACAGCGCGGAGAAGGACGTTGCGAAACGGTCTAACGGACCAGCGACCAAAGGCAGATGCACGAAACATCCCGATTGCCAGAACGCTTGACGTCGTTGCGTAACCTCAGAGGGCCAGTGGCACGTGCGTTGCTGCGTAGGGGCGTGCATATGAGGCCAAAGCGCAACAAGTGCAAGTCAAAAACATTCAAAAAACAAAAAAACATGGCACTTGGCCATCATGCCCGATAAGACAAGGCAAGCTTTATACACGGCATTTATGCTCGTTTTTGGCAAAAGCATGCAGAGTTAACTTTTTGTTCCTGCAAGAAAGCATGCCTCTTTACCGCACACCATGCCGTTATTGTTTTGGTGTGCTGCTACAAGTTTATCGCTGGTGCCGCAGAAGGTGCCTCTTACCTTAACGAAGGACGCTCCAATCCCGATGCAGGTTATCTGTCAGCCCGATACGCGCCCATCTGTGCACCCGGATTCTCACTCCCACACGATTCATGAAAACGTGCAACCCAATTTTTCTCGCCCTTCTGAACTGGGGCGGAAAGATTGGAAGATTATTTTACAGCGCACAGTTAAAAGCCTTATTTCAGGCCCCACCACGTTGGTGGCCGCTGGTTGCGCATTTTATACCACGCTCTCCCTATTTCCGGCCATCAGCTCCCTGATCTCCATTTATGGGTTGGCTTTTGATGTGCAGACCGTGGCGCCACAGATGGAAGTCTTGCGCAACCTGCTGCCACCCAATGCCTTCACTCTGCTTTATGATCGTGTGCAAACACTGGTAGCTGAGCCGCCCTCATCTCTCACATTCAACCTGATTATTTCAGTCAGCGTGGCTTTGTGGTCTGCCTCTGCGGCAACGCGGTCTATTATTTCTGCCTTGAATATCGCGTATAATACACGTGAAAATCGTAATTTCTTTATATTTCAGATTACTGCCTTTGCCCTTACTCTTTGCGGCATTCTGGGCGCAGTGCTTACTTTGGCCCTTATGGTAGCCATGCCTCTGCTGCTTAACCTTCCGGCATTGCTACACATTCCCACTCCTCCCGGTTCCATTGAATTTATGGCCCGGTGGAGCGGCCCGGTGGTGATGTTTACATTTGAAACTCTGGCTCTTTCCGCACTGTACAGATTTGGCCCCAACCGGCACATTTCCACCCAATGGCGCTGGGTTCTGCCCGGAGCCGTCTGCTCCACGTTAACGTGGATTGCGGCATCACTCGGCTTTTCCTACTACGTGGCACATATTGCCAGTTACAGCGCCACTTATGGGCCACTAGGGGCCTTTATCGCCATTATGATGTGGTTTTTTGTAACCGCATGGGTGGTACTTATGGGGGCTGAACTGAATGCTGAGATGGAAAGCTACGCCCGTGGTATTACACGGCAGCCTCTGGAAGTTTGATCAGCCAGAATCCAGACATCATCAAAAGGGGGTATCCTGATCAGGATACCCCCTTTTGATTCTCTACAATGCTTTTTGTAAAAACCTGCCGTATTCGTCTTAACGGCGGTGACGTGCCCTATGAAGAGGGCGTGCTGTGTGCGGTGCGGTGTCCTGCAAGGAAAGGCTGCTATCAGCCAAACCACCTTCATCTGGCGCAGATGCCAC includes:
- the acnA gene encoding aconitate hydratase AcnA, giving the protein MKTVGHDKLKTGRTLEVDGKTYHYFSIPEAAKTIGDVSRLPVSLKVLLENILRFEDGRSYNVDDAKAIAGWLPKGSSSKEVPFKPSRILMQDFTGVPGVVDLAAMRDGIVSLKGDPQKVNPMVPVNLVIDHSVMVDYAGTKEALQENITLEFERNAERYAFLRWGQEAFENFSVVPPDTGICHQVNLEYIAQVAWTANVGGKEYVYPDSLYGTDSHTTMINGLGVLGWGVGGIEAEAAMLGQPIAMLIPDVIGFKLTGKLPEGATATDLVLTVTQMLRKKGVVGKFVEFFGPALDHLPVADRSTIANMAPEYGATCGFFPVDALTLDFLRQTGRDEHRIKLVEEYLRAQGMFRTHETPEPVFTDVLELDLSTVVPSLAGPKRPQDRVELKSAKTAFEKELTSSLGVAANDANKKVPVAGTNYDLGQGDIVIAAITSCTNTSNPAVLIAAGLVARKARALGLKPKPWVKTSLAPGSQVVTDYLNRSGLTTDLDAMGFNTVGYGCTTCIGNSGPLPSHIVDAIENNDLVAVSVLSGNRNFEGRISPNVRANYLASPPLVVAYSLLGTMRQDITTEQLGTSKDGKPVYLKDIWPTNKEIADLIASAISRDEFINRYKNVSKGTKEWQGLKVATGSETYKWDPKSTYVQDPPYFKHMDVEPKAPGNIEGARILALLGDNITTDHISPAGSIKKDSPAGRYLMEHGVEPKDFNSYGSRRGNDRVMVRGTFANIRIKNEMLPGTEGGYSKHFPDGKEGAIYDVAMEYKKEHTPLVVIGGKEYGMGSSRDWAAKGTLLLGVKAVIAESFERIHRSNLVGMGVLPLVFKDGTTRKTLGLKGDEVISIKGVDKLSPRMDVIMTITRNDGSTQEVPLLCRVDTLDEVEYYRHGGILQYVLRGMTKAA
- the ccmA gene encoding heme ABC exporter ATP-binding protein CcmA; protein product: MRPCTVTIRRSVIADSPFPAGHSAPTRPVTGAFPALYAEDLCVFRGERLVLDGISFQMEAGAAMLLTGPNGAGKSTLLRVLAGLRKPDSGQLLWHGESVFADRAAHASQVAYLGHQDALKPGLTVTENLALFARAGQGDMQEALEAMDLLPLANLPARLLSAGQKRRTALARVLLANAPLWLLDEPSLGLDTNAITLLGQALTAHRQQGGLVIATTHVPLPLENVQPLTLPGAGDSAASTFCQQEDDA
- the ccmB gene encoding heme exporter protein CcmB produces the protein MIGLFWAIVGRDLRLALRHGADTMGAILFFIVTATLFPLALGPSPELLRHMAPGIIWVCALLAALLPLDRLFGAELEDGSLDQLLLLGVPASLVALAKITAHWLTTGIPLLLAAVPLAAMLGLPASALPVLLAGLFLGSVVLSLIGGMGASIVLGARRGGVLLPLLTLPLATPALIFGAAAIDAASTGLPWQPDLELLAAFVVGALPLCPLAAGAGLRAAAE
- a CDS encoding YfdX family protein, with product MLSRSTIRTQTRPLWMAFRKGEIMKKTGMLLGALLAATTAVAPAWAQQQAASTAAVPATNAATSAATQDFGRLSDDGNTAFEELMLARRAIFDGDLKGAKTLITSAQQALDRARADNTAFQKAEAELMPVKTKQAQTAKKGTGSTTPVAWLPIDGELVLDETVEPTTEKSAAVAAANRHLRAGDPDRASEVLKVSGVDADYVIAAVPLEQTRQDVNHAAQFIKNDPYKASEALRDAENSVRYASVDIQAVSHQQTTSGNTSK
- a CDS encoding type III PLP-dependent enzyme → MHAPTQQRTCHWPSEVTQRRQAFWQSGCFVHLPLVAGPLDRFATSFSALFRRRSLIWGSGDMNPKITRFLAEQKPATPCLVLDVDAVADRYHALGKALPQARIYYAVKANPAQPILRRLVELGSCFDAASWEEVSLCLQAGASPDAISFGNTVKKVSAIRAAYEAGVRMFVFDCREELEKLAAHAPGSRVYCRLLVDNYGAEWPLSRKFGTTVESAKELMLAARELGLDPYGLSFHVGSQQLSAEAYEVAIARAAALFTDLSVAGLDLRMVNLGGGFPIRYRDDVPEIDHFTTAIFRAMTEHFGNALPEMLVEPGRFIVGEAGVVRSEVVLVSARGRKDGLRWVYLDIGRFGGLAETENESIRYAIRTSRDGSPTGRVALAGPTCDGADIMYEKTHYELPLDLAAGEQVDLLGAGAYVSTYCATGFNGFAPLTEHYI
- a CDS encoding YihY/virulence factor BrkB family protein; protein product: MPLLFWCAATSLSLVPQKVPLTLTKDAPIPMQVICQPDTRPSVHPDSHSHTIHENVQPNFSRPSELGRKDWKIILQRTVKSLISGPTTLVAAGCAFYTTLSLFPAISSLISIYGLAFDVQTVAPQMEVLRNLLPPNAFTLLYDRVQTLVAEPPSSLTFNLIISVSVALWSASAATRSIISALNIAYNTRENRNFFIFQITAFALTLCGILGAVLTLALMVAMPLLLNLPALLHIPTPPGSIEFMARWSGPVVMFTFETLALSALYRFGPNRHISTQWRWVLPGAVCSTLTWIAASLGFSYYVAHIASYSATYGPLGAFIAIMMWFFVTAWVVLMGAELNAEMESYARGITRQPLEV